From the Solanum pennellii chromosome 4, SPENNV200 genome, one window contains:
- the LOC107017181 gene encoding branched-chain-amino-acid aminotransferase 2, chloroplastic-like isoform X1, translating to MASSQSSLSHLFSTPTTTSLQIAPTTSSDDESAYIDWDNLGFQLMQTDYMYVTKCSDDGIFRQGQLNRYGNIQLSPAAGVLNYGQGLFEGTKAYRREDGRIFLFRPEQNAMRMQIGAERMCMPCPSTDQFVEAVKQTAIANKRWIPPFGKGALYIRPLLIGSGPILGLAPAPEYTFLVYACPVGYYFKQRTATLNLYVEEDVHRASRGGAGGVKSITNYAPVLKAMKNAKANGYSDVLYLDAVNKKYIEEVSSCNIFLVKGNVLSTPIAKGTILEGITRKSIMDIAHDLGYTFEERLIEADELFTADEVFCTGTAVGVAPVGSITYKGQRIEYKISSDLSCKQFYSRLVGIQRGVIKDERNWIVEIE from the exons ATGGCTTCTTCTCAATCTTCTCTCTCTCACCTATTCTCTACACCAACAACAACTTCTTTACAAATAGCTCCTACTACTAG TAGCGATGACGAGTCTGCTTATATTGACTGGGACAACCTTGGATTTCAATTGATGCAAACTGATTATATGTACGTGACAAAATGCTCTGATGATGGAATATTTAGACAAGGACAACTTAATCGTTATGGCAATATCCAATTGAGCCCAGCTGCTGGTGTCTTAAACTATGGACAg gGGTTGTTTGAAGGTACAAAAGCGTATAGAAGAGAGGATGGTAGAATATTTCTATTTCGTCCTGAACAGAACGCGATGAGAATGCAAATTGGTGCAGAGAGGATGTGCATGCCATGTCCTTCGACTGATCAATTTGTTGAGGCTGTTAAGCAAACGGCTATTGCTAACAAGCGttgg ATTCCTCCTTTTGGAAAAGGGGCACTATACATTAGGCCTCTTTTAATAGGCAGTGGTCCTATTTTGGGTTTGGCTCCAGCACCTGAGTACACTTTTCTTGTCTATGCCTGTCCTGTTGGTTATTATTTCAAG CAACGTACAGCGACATTGAACTTGTACGTTGAAGAAGATGTTCATCGTGCTTCACGTGGTGGAGCTGGCGGAGTCAAAAGCATTACTAACTATGCTCCg gTTTTAAAAGCTATGAAGAATGCGAAGGCAAATGGATATTCAGATGTACTATATCTTGATGCagtaaataagaaatatattgaaGAAGTGTCTTCTTGcaatatttttcttgtaaaagGAAATGTACTTTCAACTCCAATAGCCAAAGGAACTATTCTTGAAGGAATAACAAGAAAAAGCATCATGGACATTGCACATGATCTTGGATATAcg TTTGAAGAACGTTTAATTGAAGCTGATGAATTATTTACTGCTGATGAAGTATTCTGTACGGGAACTGCAGTTGGTGTTGCTCCTGTTGGAAGTATCACATATAAAGGCCAAAG GATTGAGTATAAAATAAGCTCAGATCTGTCGTGCAAGCAATTTTATTCAAGATTAGTAGGGATACAACGAGGTGTTATCAAGGATGAAAGGAATTGGATCGTGGAGATCGaatga
- the LOC107017181 gene encoding branched-chain-amino-acid aminotransferase 2, chloroplastic-like isoform X2, which produces MASSQSSLSHLFSTPTTTSLQIAPTTSDDESAYIDWDNLGFQLMQTDYMYVTKCSDDGIFRQGQLNRYGNIQLSPAAGVLNYGQGLFEGTKAYRREDGRIFLFRPEQNAMRMQIGAERMCMPCPSTDQFVEAVKQTAIANKRWIPPFGKGALYIRPLLIGSGPILGLAPAPEYTFLVYACPVGYYFKQRTATLNLYVEEDVHRASRGGAGGVKSITNYAPVLKAMKNAKANGYSDVLYLDAVNKKYIEEVSSCNIFLVKGNVLSTPIAKGTILEGITRKSIMDIAHDLGYTFEERLIEADELFTADEVFCTGTAVGVAPVGSITYKGQRIEYKISSDLSCKQFYSRLVGIQRGVIKDERNWIVEIE; this is translated from the exons ATGGCTTCTTCTCAATCTTCTCTCTCTCACCTATTCTCTACACCAACAACAACTTCTTTACAAATAGCTCCTACTACTAG CGATGACGAGTCTGCTTATATTGACTGGGACAACCTTGGATTTCAATTGATGCAAACTGATTATATGTACGTGACAAAATGCTCTGATGATGGAATATTTAGACAAGGACAACTTAATCGTTATGGCAATATCCAATTGAGCCCAGCTGCTGGTGTCTTAAACTATGGACAg gGGTTGTTTGAAGGTACAAAAGCGTATAGAAGAGAGGATGGTAGAATATTTCTATTTCGTCCTGAACAGAACGCGATGAGAATGCAAATTGGTGCAGAGAGGATGTGCATGCCATGTCCTTCGACTGATCAATTTGTTGAGGCTGTTAAGCAAACGGCTATTGCTAACAAGCGttgg ATTCCTCCTTTTGGAAAAGGGGCACTATACATTAGGCCTCTTTTAATAGGCAGTGGTCCTATTTTGGGTTTGGCTCCAGCACCTGAGTACACTTTTCTTGTCTATGCCTGTCCTGTTGGTTATTATTTCAAG CAACGTACAGCGACATTGAACTTGTACGTTGAAGAAGATGTTCATCGTGCTTCACGTGGTGGAGCTGGCGGAGTCAAAAGCATTACTAACTATGCTCCg gTTTTAAAAGCTATGAAGAATGCGAAGGCAAATGGATATTCAGATGTACTATATCTTGATGCagtaaataagaaatatattgaaGAAGTGTCTTCTTGcaatatttttcttgtaaaagGAAATGTACTTTCAACTCCAATAGCCAAAGGAACTATTCTTGAAGGAATAACAAGAAAAAGCATCATGGACATTGCACATGATCTTGGATATAcg TTTGAAGAACGTTTAATTGAAGCTGATGAATTATTTACTGCTGATGAAGTATTCTGTACGGGAACTGCAGTTGGTGTTGCTCCTGTTGGAAGTATCACATATAAAGGCCAAAG GATTGAGTATAAAATAAGCTCAGATCTGTCGTGCAAGCAATTTTATTCAAGATTAGTAGGGATACAACGAGGTGTTATCAAGGATGAAAGGAATTGGATCGTGGAGATCGaatga
- the LOC107017272 gene encoding transcription factor MYB36-like: MGRAPCCDKNNVKRGPWSPEEDAKLKSYIEQNGTGGNWIALPQKIGLKRCGKSCRLRWLNYLRPNIKHGGFSEEEDRIICSLYISIGSRWSIIAAQLPGRTDNDIKNYWNTKLKKKLFGKQRQKQGSRKGKEINSISSISNNINNMNQNPCWPEPFIMQQPIQFTNNDHTSIRKLLIKLGGKFSENDQLTNVVSPISQHPIGNSSMQLMYQNHINLISSSPIDNVFNNMSTAPLYNMDGEASNFTPEFEHIINKHQQKLDGLEFLYEDNVFIDKSASTSGGNLDWESMNPYVLPFPPIVDGGSFQQGVILQEGTLDDELRYPREQ; encoded by the exons ATGGGGAGAGCTCCTTGTTGTGACAAAAATAATGTCAAGAGAGGGCCATGGTCACctgaagaagatgctaagttGAAGTCATATATTGAGCAAAATGGAACTGGTGGAAACTGGATTGCTTTGCCTCAAAAAATTG GTCTTAAGAGATGTGGAAAGAGTTGTAGGCTTAGATGGTTAAATTATTTGAGGCCAAACATCAAGCATGGAGGATTTTCAGAAGAAGAAGATAGGATCATTTGCAGCCTCTACATAAGTATTGGAAGCAG GTGGTCAATAATTGCAGCTCAACTCCCTGGAAGAACTGATAACGACATAAAAAACTACTGGAATACTAAGCTAAAGAAGAAGTTATTTGGGAAACAACGTCAAAAGCAAGGatcaagaaaaggaaaagaaatcaaCTCCATCTCATCAATTTCTAATAACATCAACAACATGAACCAAAATCCTTGTTGGCCTGAGCCTTTCATCATGCAACAACCAatacaattcacaaataatgaCCATACATCAATCAGAAAGTTATTAATCAAACTTGGAGGTAAATTCTCAGAAAATGACCAATTGACAAATGTTGTGTCACCAATTTCTCAACATCCTATCGGTAATTCATCGATGCAACTAATGTATCAAAATCATATCAATTTAATCTCTTCGTCTCCAATAGACAATGTCTTCAACAACATGAGTACCGCGCCTCTATACAACATGGATGGGGAAGCTAGCAATTTTACACCTGAATTTGAGCATATAATAAATAAGCATCAACAAAAATTAGATGGTCTTGAATTTTTATACGAGGATAATGTATTTATCGATAAATCAGCGTCTACTTCTGGAGGAAATTTAGACTGGGAATCGATGAATCCTTATGTGCTTCCTTTTCCTCCTATTGTTGATGGAGGTAGTTTTCAACAAGGTGTTATACTTCAAGAAGGTACACTTGATGATGAACTAAGATACCCCAgggaacaataa